A single Apodemus sylvaticus chromosome 20, mApoSyl1.1, whole genome shotgun sequence DNA region contains:
- the Mdm1 gene encoding nuclear protein MDM1 isoform X4, producing MPVRFKGLSEYQRNFLWKKSYLSESYNPSVGRKYSWAGLRSDQLGITKEPSFISKRRVPYHDPQISKYLEWNGTVKENDALVPPEPQTIRTPKPKEAEQGEEANQEAALSQEASRVPKRTRSHSADSRAEGASDTVEKHQGVTRNHAPVNADVELRPSTKPLSESIDPRLDRHLRKKAGLAVVPTNNALRNSEYQRQFVWKTCKETAPVFTTNQVFRNKSQIIPQFQGNTFIHETEYKRNFKGLTPAKEPKSREYLKGNSSFEMLSPEKKADEPLDLEVDMASEDSDKPVKKSAPWRHQRLGKVNSEYRAKFLSPAQYFYKAGAWTRVKENFSNQGSLNAMWYAEVKELREKAESYRKRVQGTHFSRDHLNQIMSDSNCCWDVSSITSSEGTMSNNIRALDLAGDLTSHRTPQKHPPINREEKKVASEEQPPKNTTRRLELPEAATTVRRKLAWDAAESTKEDTQEKPRGEEDRREEREEDKQMCAAELEKLDTPPKTDRPMEGSETSSVSSGKGGRLPTPRLRELGIQRTHHDLTTPAVGGAVLVSPSKVKPPGLEQRRRAFSQDGLDTLKKDVTKKGKPRPMSLLTSPTAGMKTVDPLPLREDCEADGLRFVEGTLPVSKISDRQPVTPGQPSPCAPPYCHPSSRIQGRLRDPEFQHNNADRLSEISARSAVSSLRAFQTLARAQKRKENFWGKP from the exons GGATCACGAAAGAACCAAGTTTTATTTCAAAAAGAAGAGTTCCATACCATGACCCTCAGATTTCAAAATACCTGGAGTGGAATGGAACCGTCAAAGAGAATGATGCCCTTGTCCCACCAGAACCCCAGACCATTCGAACTCCAAAACCAAAAGAGGCAGAGCAAGGAGAAGAGGCTAACCAAGAAGCAGCTCTCTCACAGGAGGCTTCCAGGGTTCCCAAGAGAACGCGATCTCATTCTGCAGACTCCAGAGCGGAAGGGGCTTCAGACACTGTGGAAAAGCACCAGGGTGTAACAAGAAACCACGCACCAGTTAACGCCGATGTGGAGCTGAGACCTTCCACCAAGCCTCTTTCCGAGAGCATAGATCCCAGG TTGGATAGGCATCTTCGTAAGAAAGCTGGACTGGCTGTTGTTCCCACGAATAATGCTTTAAGAAattctgaataccaaaggcaATTTGTTTGGAAGACCTGTAAAGAAACTGCTCCAGTGTTTACAACCAATCAG gtttTCCGTAATAAAAGCCAAATTATTCCACAGTTCCAAGGCAATACATTCATCCATGAAACTGAATACAAGCGAAATTTCAAGGGTTTGACTCCAGCGAAGGAGCCAAAGTCAAGAGAGTATCTGAAAGGAAACAGCAGTTTTGAGATGTTGTCTCCAGAAAAGAAG GCAGACGAGCCTTTAGACTTAGAAGTAGACATGGCGTCAGAAGACTCAGACAAGCCTGTGAAGAAGTCTGCTCCGTGGAGACACCAAAGGCTTGG AAAGGTGAATTCTGAATATAGAGCAAAGTTTCTGAGCCCAGCCCAGTATTTCTATAAAGCTGGAGCTTGGACCCGGGTGAAGGAGAACTTTTCAAACCAG GGTTCTCTAAATGCCATGTGGTATGCAGAG GTTAAGGAGCTCCGAGAGAAGGCTGAATCTTACAGGAAGCGGGTCCAGGGAACACATTTTTCTCGGGACCATCTGAACCAGATTATGTCCGACAGCAACTGCTGTTGGGACGTCTCCTCAATCACAAGCTCGGAAGGCACCATGAGTAACAACATCAGAGCACTGGATCTTGCTGG AGATCTTACAAGCCACAGGACCCCCCAGAAACACCCTCCTatcaacagagaagaaaaaaaggttGCCTCGGAAGAGCAGCCCCCGAAAAACACCACCAGGAGGCTGGAGCTGCCAGAGGCCGCCACCACGGTCAGGAGGAAGTTGGCTTGGGATGCTGCTGAGAGCACAAAGGAAGACACCCAGGAGAAGCCCAGAGgggaggaggacaggagagaggagagagaagaggacaaGCAGATGTGTGCGGCAGAGCTAGAGAAACTGGACACACCGCCTAAGACGGACAGACCGATGGAGGG GTCGGAGACATCTTCTGTTTCCtcagggaagggaggcaggctTCCAACACCAAGGCTGAGAGAACTCGGTATCCAGCGGACTCACCATGATCTCACGACCCCAGCTGTTG GTGGGGCGGTCTTAGTGTCTCCGTCTAAAGTGAAGCCGCCAGGCCTTGAACAGAGGAGGAGAGCGTTCTCTCAAGACGGCTTAGACACTCTGAAGAAAGATGTTACTAAG aaaggaaAACCCCGACCTATGTCTCTCCTGACTTCTCCTACTGCCGGCATGAAAACAGTTGATCCCCTGCCTCTGCGAGAAGATTGTGAAGCCGATGGACTCAGATTTGTTGAGGGTACTCTTCCTGTTTCAAAAATTTCGGACCGTCAGCCTGTCACCCCTGGGCAGCCTTCTCCATGTGCCCCGCCTTACTGCCACCCATCCAGTAGGATCCAGGGCCGCCTGCGAGACCCTGAATTTCAGCACAACA ATGCAGATAGACTGTCTGAGATCTCTGCTCGCTCTGCAGTTTCCAGCCTCCGGGCTTTCCAGACTCTAGCCCGAGctcagaaaagaaaggagaatttCTGGGGCAAACCATAA
- the Mdm1 gene encoding nuclear protein MDM1 isoform X6, whose translation MPVRFKGLSEYQRNFLWKKSYLSESYNPSVGRKYSWAGLRSDQLEPQTIRTPKPKEAEQGEEANQEAALSQEASRVPKRTRSHSADSRAEGASDTVEKHQGVTRNHAPVNADVELRPSTKPLSESIDPRLDRHLRKKAGLAVVPTNNALRNSEYQRQFVWKTCKETAPVFTTNQVFRNKSQIIPQFQGNTFIHETEYKRNFKGLTPAKEPKSREYLKGNSSFEMLSPEKKADEPLDLEVDMASEDSDKPVKKSAPWRHQRLGKVNSEYRAKFLSPAQYFYKAGAWTRVKENFSNQGSLNAMWYAEVKELREKAESYRKRVQGTHFSRDHLNQIMSDSNCCWDVSSITSSEGTMSNNIRALDLAGDLTSHRTPQKHPPINREEKKVASEEQPPKNTTRRLELPEAATTVRRKLAWDAAESTKEDTQEKPRGEEDRREEREEDKQMCAAELEKLDTPPKTDRPMEGSETSSVSSGKGGRLPTPRLRELGIQRTHHDLTTPAVGGAVLVSPSKVKPPGLEQRRRAFSQDGLDTLKKDVTKKGKPRPMSLLTSPTAGMKTVDPLPLREDCEADGLRFVEGTLPVSKISDRQPVTPGQPSPCAPPYCHPSSRIQGRLRDPEFQHNMGKPRKNNLQLPPHDAFNDEDADRLSEISARSAVSSLRAFQTLARAQKRKENFWGKP comes from the exons AACCCCAGACCATTCGAACTCCAAAACCAAAAGAGGCAGAGCAAGGAGAAGAGGCTAACCAAGAAGCAGCTCTCTCACAGGAGGCTTCCAGGGTTCCCAAGAGAACGCGATCTCATTCTGCAGACTCCAGAGCGGAAGGGGCTTCAGACACTGTGGAAAAGCACCAGGGTGTAACAAGAAACCACGCACCAGTTAACGCCGATGTGGAGCTGAGACCTTCCACCAAGCCTCTTTCCGAGAGCATAGATCCCAGG TTGGATAGGCATCTTCGTAAGAAAGCTGGACTGGCTGTTGTTCCCACGAATAATGCTTTAAGAAattctgaataccaaaggcaATTTGTTTGGAAGACCTGTAAAGAAACTGCTCCAGTGTTTACAACCAATCAG gtttTCCGTAATAAAAGCCAAATTATTCCACAGTTCCAAGGCAATACATTCATCCATGAAACTGAATACAAGCGAAATTTCAAGGGTTTGACTCCAGCGAAGGAGCCAAAGTCAAGAGAGTATCTGAAAGGAAACAGCAGTTTTGAGATGTTGTCTCCAGAAAAGAAG GCAGACGAGCCTTTAGACTTAGAAGTAGACATGGCGTCAGAAGACTCAGACAAGCCTGTGAAGAAGTCTGCTCCGTGGAGACACCAAAGGCTTGG AAAGGTGAATTCTGAATATAGAGCAAAGTTTCTGAGCCCAGCCCAGTATTTCTATAAAGCTGGAGCTTGGACCCGGGTGAAGGAGAACTTTTCAAACCAG GGTTCTCTAAATGCCATGTGGTATGCAGAG GTTAAGGAGCTCCGAGAGAAGGCTGAATCTTACAGGAAGCGGGTCCAGGGAACACATTTTTCTCGGGACCATCTGAACCAGATTATGTCCGACAGCAACTGCTGTTGGGACGTCTCCTCAATCACAAGCTCGGAAGGCACCATGAGTAACAACATCAGAGCACTGGATCTTGCTGG AGATCTTACAAGCCACAGGACCCCCCAGAAACACCCTCCTatcaacagagaagaaaaaaaggttGCCTCGGAAGAGCAGCCCCCGAAAAACACCACCAGGAGGCTGGAGCTGCCAGAGGCCGCCACCACGGTCAGGAGGAAGTTGGCTTGGGATGCTGCTGAGAGCACAAAGGAAGACACCCAGGAGAAGCCCAGAGgggaggaggacaggagagaggagagagaagaggacaaGCAGATGTGTGCGGCAGAGCTAGAGAAACTGGACACACCGCCTAAGACGGACAGACCGATGGAGGG GTCGGAGACATCTTCTGTTTCCtcagggaagggaggcaggctTCCAACACCAAGGCTGAGAGAACTCGGTATCCAGCGGACTCACCATGATCTCACGACCCCAGCTGTTG GTGGGGCGGTCTTAGTGTCTCCGTCTAAAGTGAAGCCGCCAGGCCTTGAACAGAGGAGGAGAGCGTTCTCTCAAGACGGCTTAGACACTCTGAAGAAAGATGTTACTAAG aaaggaaAACCCCGACCTATGTCTCTCCTGACTTCTCCTACTGCCGGCATGAAAACAGTTGATCCCCTGCCTCTGCGAGAAGATTGTGAAGCCGATGGACTCAGATTTGTTGAGGGTACTCTTCCTGTTTCAAAAATTTCGGACCGTCAGCCTGTCACCCCTGGGCAGCCTTCTCCATGTGCCCCGCCTTACTGCCACCCATCCAGTAGGATCCAGGGCCGCCTGCGAGACCCTGAATTTCAGCACAACA TGGGAAAACCAAGGAAGAACAATTTGCAGTTACCTCCGCACGATGCCTTTAATGATGAAG ATGCAGATAGACTGTCTGAGATCTCTGCTCGCTCTGCAGTTTCCAGCCTCCGGGCTTTCCAGACTCTAGCCCGAGctcagaaaagaaaggagaatttCTGGGGCAAACCATAA
- the Mdm1 gene encoding nuclear protein MDM1 isoform X3 encodes MPVRFKGLSEYQRNFLWKKSYLSESYNPSVGRKYSWAGLRSDQLGITKEPSFISKRRVPYHDPQISKYLEWNGTVKENDALVPPEPQTIRTPKPKEAEQGEEANQEAALSQEASRVPKRTRSHSADSRAEGASDTVEKHQGVTRNHAPVNADVELRPSTKPLSESIDPRLDRHLRKKAGLAVVPTNNALRNSEYQRQFVWKTCKETAPVFTTNQFQGNTFIHETEYKRNFKGLTPAKEPKSREYLKGNSSFEMLSPEKKADEPLDLEVDMASEDSDKPVKKSAPWRHQRLGKVNSEYRAKFLSPAQYFYKAGAWTRVKENFSNQGSLNAMWYAEVKELREKAESYRKRVQGTHFSRDHLNQIMSDSNCCWDVSSITSSEGTMSNNIRALDLAGDLTSHRTPQKHPPINREEKKVASEEQPPKNTTRRLELPEAATTVRRKLAWDAAESTKEDTQEKPRGEEDRREEREEDKQMCAAELEKLDTPPKTDRPMEGSETSSVSSGKGGRLPTPRLRELGIQRTHHDLTTPAVGGAVLVSPSKVKPPGLEQRRRAFSQDGLDTLKKDVTKKGKPRPMSLLTSPTAGMKTVDPLPLREDCEADGLRFVEGTLPVSKISDRQPVTPGQPSPCAPPYCHPSSRIQGRLRDPEFQHNMGKPRKNNLQLPPHDAFNDEDADRLSEISARSAVSSLRAFQTLARAQKRKENFWGKP; translated from the exons GGATCACGAAAGAACCAAGTTTTATTTCAAAAAGAAGAGTTCCATACCATGACCCTCAGATTTCAAAATACCTGGAGTGGAATGGAACCGTCAAAGAGAATGATGCCCTTGTCCCACCAGAACCCCAGACCATTCGAACTCCAAAACCAAAAGAGGCAGAGCAAGGAGAAGAGGCTAACCAAGAAGCAGCTCTCTCACAGGAGGCTTCCAGGGTTCCCAAGAGAACGCGATCTCATTCTGCAGACTCCAGAGCGGAAGGGGCTTCAGACACTGTGGAAAAGCACCAGGGTGTAACAAGAAACCACGCACCAGTTAACGCCGATGTGGAGCTGAGACCTTCCACCAAGCCTCTTTCCGAGAGCATAGATCCCAGG TTGGATAGGCATCTTCGTAAGAAAGCTGGACTGGCTGTTGTTCCCACGAATAATGCTTTAAGAAattctgaataccaaaggcaATTTGTTTGGAAGACCTGTAAAGAAACTGCTCCAGTGTTTACAACCAATCAG TTCCAAGGCAATACATTCATCCATGAAACTGAATACAAGCGAAATTTCAAGGGTTTGACTCCAGCGAAGGAGCCAAAGTCAAGAGAGTATCTGAAAGGAAACAGCAGTTTTGAGATGTTGTCTCCAGAAAAGAAG GCAGACGAGCCTTTAGACTTAGAAGTAGACATGGCGTCAGAAGACTCAGACAAGCCTGTGAAGAAGTCTGCTCCGTGGAGACACCAAAGGCTTGG AAAGGTGAATTCTGAATATAGAGCAAAGTTTCTGAGCCCAGCCCAGTATTTCTATAAAGCTGGAGCTTGGACCCGGGTGAAGGAGAACTTTTCAAACCAG GGTTCTCTAAATGCCATGTGGTATGCAGAG GTTAAGGAGCTCCGAGAGAAGGCTGAATCTTACAGGAAGCGGGTCCAGGGAACACATTTTTCTCGGGACCATCTGAACCAGATTATGTCCGACAGCAACTGCTGTTGGGACGTCTCCTCAATCACAAGCTCGGAAGGCACCATGAGTAACAACATCAGAGCACTGGATCTTGCTGG AGATCTTACAAGCCACAGGACCCCCCAGAAACACCCTCCTatcaacagagaagaaaaaaaggttGCCTCGGAAGAGCAGCCCCCGAAAAACACCACCAGGAGGCTGGAGCTGCCAGAGGCCGCCACCACGGTCAGGAGGAAGTTGGCTTGGGATGCTGCTGAGAGCACAAAGGAAGACACCCAGGAGAAGCCCAGAGgggaggaggacaggagagaggagagagaagaggacaaGCAGATGTGTGCGGCAGAGCTAGAGAAACTGGACACACCGCCTAAGACGGACAGACCGATGGAGGG GTCGGAGACATCTTCTGTTTCCtcagggaagggaggcaggctTCCAACACCAAGGCTGAGAGAACTCGGTATCCAGCGGACTCACCATGATCTCACGACCCCAGCTGTTG GTGGGGCGGTCTTAGTGTCTCCGTCTAAAGTGAAGCCGCCAGGCCTTGAACAGAGGAGGAGAGCGTTCTCTCAAGACGGCTTAGACACTCTGAAGAAAGATGTTACTAAG aaaggaaAACCCCGACCTATGTCTCTCCTGACTTCTCCTACTGCCGGCATGAAAACAGTTGATCCCCTGCCTCTGCGAGAAGATTGTGAAGCCGATGGACTCAGATTTGTTGAGGGTACTCTTCCTGTTTCAAAAATTTCGGACCGTCAGCCTGTCACCCCTGGGCAGCCTTCTCCATGTGCCCCGCCTTACTGCCACCCATCCAGTAGGATCCAGGGCCGCCTGCGAGACCCTGAATTTCAGCACAACA TGGGAAAACCAAGGAAGAACAATTTGCAGTTACCTCCGCACGATGCCTTTAATGATGAAG ATGCAGATAGACTGTCTGAGATCTCTGCTCGCTCTGCAGTTTCCAGCCTCCGGGCTTTCCAGACTCTAGCCCGAGctcagaaaagaaaggagaatttCTGGGGCAAACCATAA
- the Mdm1 gene encoding nuclear protein MDM1 isoform X5 has translation MPVRFKGLSEYQRNFLWKKSYLSESYNPSVGRKYSWAGLRSDQLGITKEPSFISKRRVPYHDPQISKYLEWNGTVKENDALVPPEPQTIRTPKPKEAEQGEEANQEAALSQEASRVPKRTRSHSADSRAEGASDTVEKHQGVTRNHAPVNADVELRPSTKPLSESIDPRLDRHLRKKAGLAVVPTNNALRNSEYQRQFVWKTCKETAPVFTTNQVFRNKSQIIPQFQGNTFIHETEYKRNFKGLTPAKEPKSREYLKGNSSFEMLSPEKKADEPLDLEVDMASEDSDKPVKKSAPWRHQRLGKVNSEYRAKFLSPAQYFYKAGAWTRVKENFSNQVKELREKAESYRKRVQGTHFSRDHLNQIMSDSNCCWDVSSITSSEGTMSNNIRALDLAGDLTSHRTPQKHPPINREEKKVASEEQPPKNTTRRLELPEAATTVRRKLAWDAAESTKEDTQEKPRGEEDRREEREEDKQMCAAELEKLDTPPKTDRPMEGSETSSVSSGKGGRLPTPRLRELGIQRTHHDLTTPAVGGAVLVSPSKVKPPGLEQRRRAFSQDGLDTLKKDVTKKGKPRPMSLLTSPTAGMKTVDPLPLREDCEADGLRFVEGTLPVSKISDRQPVTPGQPSPCAPPYCHPSSRIQGRLRDPEFQHNNADRLSEISARSAVSSLRAFQTLARAQKRKENFWGKP, from the exons GGATCACGAAAGAACCAAGTTTTATTTCAAAAAGAAGAGTTCCATACCATGACCCTCAGATTTCAAAATACCTGGAGTGGAATGGAACCGTCAAAGAGAATGATGCCCTTGTCCCACCAGAACCCCAGACCATTCGAACTCCAAAACCAAAAGAGGCAGAGCAAGGAGAAGAGGCTAACCAAGAAGCAGCTCTCTCACAGGAGGCTTCCAGGGTTCCCAAGAGAACGCGATCTCATTCTGCAGACTCCAGAGCGGAAGGGGCTTCAGACACTGTGGAAAAGCACCAGGGTGTAACAAGAAACCACGCACCAGTTAACGCCGATGTGGAGCTGAGACCTTCCACCAAGCCTCTTTCCGAGAGCATAGATCCCAGG TTGGATAGGCATCTTCGTAAGAAAGCTGGACTGGCTGTTGTTCCCACGAATAATGCTTTAAGAAattctgaataccaaaggcaATTTGTTTGGAAGACCTGTAAAGAAACTGCTCCAGTGTTTACAACCAATCAG gtttTCCGTAATAAAAGCCAAATTATTCCACAGTTCCAAGGCAATACATTCATCCATGAAACTGAATACAAGCGAAATTTCAAGGGTTTGACTCCAGCGAAGGAGCCAAAGTCAAGAGAGTATCTGAAAGGAAACAGCAGTTTTGAGATGTTGTCTCCAGAAAAGAAG GCAGACGAGCCTTTAGACTTAGAAGTAGACATGGCGTCAGAAGACTCAGACAAGCCTGTGAAGAAGTCTGCTCCGTGGAGACACCAAAGGCTTGG AAAGGTGAATTCTGAATATAGAGCAAAGTTTCTGAGCCCAGCCCAGTATTTCTATAAAGCTGGAGCTTGGACCCGGGTGAAGGAGAACTTTTCAAACCAG GTTAAGGAGCTCCGAGAGAAGGCTGAATCTTACAGGAAGCGGGTCCAGGGAACACATTTTTCTCGGGACCATCTGAACCAGATTATGTCCGACAGCAACTGCTGTTGGGACGTCTCCTCAATCACAAGCTCGGAAGGCACCATGAGTAACAACATCAGAGCACTGGATCTTGCTGG AGATCTTACAAGCCACAGGACCCCCCAGAAACACCCTCCTatcaacagagaagaaaaaaaggttGCCTCGGAAGAGCAGCCCCCGAAAAACACCACCAGGAGGCTGGAGCTGCCAGAGGCCGCCACCACGGTCAGGAGGAAGTTGGCTTGGGATGCTGCTGAGAGCACAAAGGAAGACACCCAGGAGAAGCCCAGAGgggaggaggacaggagagaggagagagaagaggacaaGCAGATGTGTGCGGCAGAGCTAGAGAAACTGGACACACCGCCTAAGACGGACAGACCGATGGAGGG GTCGGAGACATCTTCTGTTTCCtcagggaagggaggcaggctTCCAACACCAAGGCTGAGAGAACTCGGTATCCAGCGGACTCACCATGATCTCACGACCCCAGCTGTTG GTGGGGCGGTCTTAGTGTCTCCGTCTAAAGTGAAGCCGCCAGGCCTTGAACAGAGGAGGAGAGCGTTCTCTCAAGACGGCTTAGACACTCTGAAGAAAGATGTTACTAAG aaaggaaAACCCCGACCTATGTCTCTCCTGACTTCTCCTACTGCCGGCATGAAAACAGTTGATCCCCTGCCTCTGCGAGAAGATTGTGAAGCCGATGGACTCAGATTTGTTGAGGGTACTCTTCCTGTTTCAAAAATTTCGGACCGTCAGCCTGTCACCCCTGGGCAGCCTTCTCCATGTGCCCCGCCTTACTGCCACCCATCCAGTAGGATCCAGGGCCGCCTGCGAGACCCTGAATTTCAGCACAACA ATGCAGATAGACTGTCTGAGATCTCTGCTCGCTCTGCAGTTTCCAGCCTCCGGGCTTTCCAGACTCTAGCCCGAGctcagaaaagaaaggagaatttCTGGGGCAAACCATAA
- the Mdm1 gene encoding nuclear protein MDM1 isoform X2: MPVRFKGLSEYQRNFLWKKSYLSESYNPSVGRKYSWAGLRSDQLGITKEPSFISKRRVPYHDPQISKYLEWNGTVKENDALVPPEPQTIRTPKPKEAEQGEEANQEAALSQEASRVPKRTRSHSADSRAEGASDTVEKHQGVTRNHAPVNADVELRPSTKPLSESIDPRLDRHLRKKAGLAVVPTNNALRNSEYQRQFVWKTCKETAPVFTTNQVFRNKSQIIPQFQGNTFIHETEYKRNFKGLTPAKEPKSREYLKGNSSFEMLSPEKKADEPLDLEVDMASEDSDKPVKKSAPWRHQRLGKVNSEYRAKFLSPAQYFYKAGAWTRVKENFSNQVKELREKAESYRKRVQGTHFSRDHLNQIMSDSNCCWDVSSITSSEGTMSNNIRALDLAGDLTSHRTPQKHPPINREEKKVASEEQPPKNTTRRLELPEAATTVRRKLAWDAAESTKEDTQEKPRGEEDRREEREEDKQMCAAELEKLDTPPKTDRPMEGSETSSVSSGKGGRLPTPRLRELGIQRTHHDLTTPAVGGAVLVSPSKVKPPGLEQRRRAFSQDGLDTLKKDVTKKGKPRPMSLLTSPTAGMKTVDPLPLREDCEADGLRFVEGTLPVSKISDRQPVTPGQPSPCAPPYCHPSSRIQGRLRDPEFQHNMGKPRKNNLQLPPHDAFNDEDADRLSEISARSAVSSLRAFQTLARAQKRKENFWGKP; encoded by the exons GGATCACGAAAGAACCAAGTTTTATTTCAAAAAGAAGAGTTCCATACCATGACCCTCAGATTTCAAAATACCTGGAGTGGAATGGAACCGTCAAAGAGAATGATGCCCTTGTCCCACCAGAACCCCAGACCATTCGAACTCCAAAACCAAAAGAGGCAGAGCAAGGAGAAGAGGCTAACCAAGAAGCAGCTCTCTCACAGGAGGCTTCCAGGGTTCCCAAGAGAACGCGATCTCATTCTGCAGACTCCAGAGCGGAAGGGGCTTCAGACACTGTGGAAAAGCACCAGGGTGTAACAAGAAACCACGCACCAGTTAACGCCGATGTGGAGCTGAGACCTTCCACCAAGCCTCTTTCCGAGAGCATAGATCCCAGG TTGGATAGGCATCTTCGTAAGAAAGCTGGACTGGCTGTTGTTCCCACGAATAATGCTTTAAGAAattctgaataccaaaggcaATTTGTTTGGAAGACCTGTAAAGAAACTGCTCCAGTGTTTACAACCAATCAG gtttTCCGTAATAAAAGCCAAATTATTCCACAGTTCCAAGGCAATACATTCATCCATGAAACTGAATACAAGCGAAATTTCAAGGGTTTGACTCCAGCGAAGGAGCCAAAGTCAAGAGAGTATCTGAAAGGAAACAGCAGTTTTGAGATGTTGTCTCCAGAAAAGAAG GCAGACGAGCCTTTAGACTTAGAAGTAGACATGGCGTCAGAAGACTCAGACAAGCCTGTGAAGAAGTCTGCTCCGTGGAGACACCAAAGGCTTGG AAAGGTGAATTCTGAATATAGAGCAAAGTTTCTGAGCCCAGCCCAGTATTTCTATAAAGCTGGAGCTTGGACCCGGGTGAAGGAGAACTTTTCAAACCAG GTTAAGGAGCTCCGAGAGAAGGCTGAATCTTACAGGAAGCGGGTCCAGGGAACACATTTTTCTCGGGACCATCTGAACCAGATTATGTCCGACAGCAACTGCTGTTGGGACGTCTCCTCAATCACAAGCTCGGAAGGCACCATGAGTAACAACATCAGAGCACTGGATCTTGCTGG AGATCTTACAAGCCACAGGACCCCCCAGAAACACCCTCCTatcaacagagaagaaaaaaaggttGCCTCGGAAGAGCAGCCCCCGAAAAACACCACCAGGAGGCTGGAGCTGCCAGAGGCCGCCACCACGGTCAGGAGGAAGTTGGCTTGGGATGCTGCTGAGAGCACAAAGGAAGACACCCAGGAGAAGCCCAGAGgggaggaggacaggagagaggagagagaagaggacaaGCAGATGTGTGCGGCAGAGCTAGAGAAACTGGACACACCGCCTAAGACGGACAGACCGATGGAGGG GTCGGAGACATCTTCTGTTTCCtcagggaagggaggcaggctTCCAACACCAAGGCTGAGAGAACTCGGTATCCAGCGGACTCACCATGATCTCACGACCCCAGCTGTTG GTGGGGCGGTCTTAGTGTCTCCGTCTAAAGTGAAGCCGCCAGGCCTTGAACAGAGGAGGAGAGCGTTCTCTCAAGACGGCTTAGACACTCTGAAGAAAGATGTTACTAAG aaaggaaAACCCCGACCTATGTCTCTCCTGACTTCTCCTACTGCCGGCATGAAAACAGTTGATCCCCTGCCTCTGCGAGAAGATTGTGAAGCCGATGGACTCAGATTTGTTGAGGGTACTCTTCCTGTTTCAAAAATTTCGGACCGTCAGCCTGTCACCCCTGGGCAGCCTTCTCCATGTGCCCCGCCTTACTGCCACCCATCCAGTAGGATCCAGGGCCGCCTGCGAGACCCTGAATTTCAGCACAACA TGGGAAAACCAAGGAAGAACAATTTGCAGTTACCTCCGCACGATGCCTTTAATGATGAAG ATGCAGATAGACTGTCTGAGATCTCTGCTCGCTCTGCAGTTTCCAGCCTCCGGGCTTTCCAGACTCTAGCCCGAGctcagaaaagaaaggagaatttCTGGGGCAAACCATAA